GTAAATGATGTGATGTATAAGTGTGACTCTTGCACAACATCTCAAAAACAAATTGAACAAAGACCAAGAGTTACTTTGGAGTAAAAACATCAGTCATGAAAAAGCACCTGCTAATCTCTACACTTTATAAACTGGTTTCAGCGTCCGCTCATGTGCTTGTCCCCAGGAACTTCTTTGTGGACTGGAGCGTGAGAGTTGCTTTGACTGTGCAGAGCCCCCCTCCTAGCGTCAAGCCTCATAAAAGCCATAGCATCCCGTATTTAGATGTGGTGGCCGCGCTGCTTCTGATGTCAGCACTCCTGTTGGCGTCAGCAGCAGGAGCTCTGATGAGCTGAGAAACATGGACACAACAACCTTGTTCCTCTCATGACCCACTTCTCCAGCTCCCAAAGAGCCtcacaggagagaggaagggagaggagaggaaacagcgTGTGATAACTAATTACAGACAGACTCCTCCAACCCCTCTTTTGGGCCGTGCCAATGTCAAGTAATGAAAAATACAGTGTTCTTGTAGGAGAGAAGGCAGGATGGAGAAGGACGTGTGATGAAATACACAACACATTGCAGCAGTTGAACACCCTGACCTGTTAATGGGTTAGAGCTACATTTAGCAACACTTTTATAATCCAGCTGTGCGAATGCTTGAATCAAATTATAAGCAAAGTGGATTTAATGGAGAGGAAGCTAAcccctcttcttccttttttttttttttgtccgttttatttttgtaagaGCAGTAACAATGAGGATGAGCACTGAGCAGGAAGTGCACTCAGATCCGCCTCTCTTATCGTACTTAATGCCTGAGTGCTTTGACATCTTATCTTTACCTGAAGAACATGTTAAGCGAGCTGTTGGACATTCTAATAAGAGTGTTGTTGTCTCACATGGACTCAGTGTGTGTAAACTATTATTATCATGATATTGTTTGTTAAAAAAGGAATTTCTGCAGAACACATTTGTCCAACAGAtgtttgcatttcatttcacagcagcagcagaaatataTCCCGACAGTATTGCATGCTGGGAGTCTTTGTCATGTGAGCGCATTGTTGTTATTTACCATGTCATAGGCGTTGAGCACTTTGCGCAGCAACTCAGGCACTGGACCCTGAGCTTCCATAGTGGGGTAGGTCTCGCTCAGGTCCACTGTTACCTTCAGGGACCGCTCGCTGTTCATCAGCCAGGTTGACACGGTCAGGATGCACTGCTTCATGTTGGCTGCCGGAGTCAGGCCACACAGCTCCTTGAAGGACACCATGGCATTCTGGGTAAAGATATGCAGAAGTATGAAGAGGTGGATAAAAAGAACCCactgtgtttgcatttttttttttaacctaataCATGTTAAAGCAGTTAACAGTTGCTCCAGAGGGCAGAATCAATTACATGTTAGCATAAAATATTCCAGTATCAAGTACAGTATACATGTGAATGTTCTCAATGTGGTGTCACTACTGCAGCATGTTTCTGTTTCCAATTCATCTGAACAAAAAAACTACCCAGCTTCCTTCACGACCCATTATGTAAAGTTTTTGTTGGGCTAATGGAATGGCAAATATTGCCGCCCTTTTTATTACAGATGACCTTCAGTGTGGAGATTTAATGAGAGGGATCATGATACTGGTGTTAAGATTACATTGAATGTTTGTCTTGGCGTCAATAAATAATCTGTTTCCCATAACGTCAGACTgctttctcactttttttctaTACTGTATTATCTTTGCATTaatctcctttttctttctgcccTCACTGAAAATATCCATCTCAAATCTATGAAATTATGAAGTAATCGTTCCCATTTCAACATGGACCActgtatgtttttgttctctGCTACTAGATACATTTAGAATTCTCAGTTTAAAGATGTCCTGATTATTGCTTATTACAATACTGATAACAAGTCTATTTTTCATCATGGGAAGCTGTAGCGCAATTGGAAGAGCTGGTCTTCTATCAATCCTAGTGTTAGTGATTTGAACCTTGAGCTCCTCCTTTCCACAAGtcaagtgtccttgagcaagacccTGAATGCTGCATGCCTCCAAATGTATGCAAGCATTAGGgaaataattgtaaaaaaaaaaaaatgatggtaCTATGTCTACCCACAGGTCAACAGCATGAGAATACAGGAACCAGGGCAGGCCTAAattttgtggtaaaaaaaaaaaaatagcaagaaCGGAGCAGGGtaagagaagagaaagggaCAGTGAAAAAGGGTTGTTGAAACGATGAGACAGGTTGAGGAAACACAAGCCAGGTAAGCGAGTGTACACACATGTGTGAAAGAATAATAGATGGAGGAAAAACTAGaggctgaataaaaaaaaacattaagagcGTAAGCCATGCTGTGTTGGTATTTGGGAATCTGTCCACAAGCTCTGCATGCTGCAGAGTGGGAACAAGCTGTCTCCCTTGGCTGGACCTCCAGgtgttcaaaaataaaatcctccCCAACAACCACTACAGCAGAGGATGTGCAGTCACTGCGGGCCCCCCGGTTCCGACCTTCCTGCAGATGGAGTGGGTGGCCGGGGGACAAAGTCGGTATCTGTAGCTGAATCTGTATGCAGAGCTACAGTTAACACCTCTTGTGCCACTGAGCACAGTAATGGATTAACACAAAGGTGGACGTGGGACATCTCTTGGGCCAAGGATTAAatcttgtgtatgtgtgtgtggactcCATGtccttttaattatttcaaTCAATATGCTTTAATTCTATATGTGTGCATTACTATATGCACAAACACTTTTTGATAACTGTTGTGCAATAAAAGTGATAATGTttgcaggcaaaaaaaaacaaaacaatgaaaggctcatgtttttaattactCCCTTCCCCCACTTTACTCCCTTTCCAACATTCCCCAAATGAGGGCTCTGTGTCCGATTACAACACTGCTTTTGTTTCTgattgccccccctccctctctctctttctgcttctATCAATGgatctctctcctttcctctctggCTGCAGTATTGAGTGCTGGTAAATGTGCCTATGATGGCACTCGTGCTTTccagcaaataaaaagcaactcCAGGCTGGCAGCTCTTTGCAGGCTCCGTCAACACTTTACAAGGTTCATGGGCAGCAGCACTCCGGAAAGGACTGCATTCAAGTTTCCCACAGACTTTTTgttatcatttaaaacagaccACCTGGAAGCAATGCTGTTTCAGGATAAAACAGGCCTTTAAAAGGAGTCCAAGAGATGTGAAATCATATTTTTCATGGGGACatctgaagtgtgtgtgcgtgcgtgtgtgtgtgtttttgtgcccACTGCTTTCTGTATCAAATGTATGCCTTGATATCTTGTTAAGACATTTACTTTTCTTGTTAACTTTTAAACTTCTTCGGCTTAAAGTTAATGGTTGCAAAGATTTCAGAACTGGTCTGCTTGTTGCCTTGTGAGTTATTGGCACAGGCCTTGTTTCTGCCCTCCATCATTTCCCCAACCATCCGAGGCACCGGACTCCACACAGTGGGCCTCTATAAAGCACTCTCAAGAGTccattgttttacatttaaaaaggcaGAGACCATTatctaaaaacactttcatttaCCCTTTTAAAAGCCTCCCTCTTTTCTTCACctctttcattcatttcatcaaCTTTTATCTCCTCGTTTCAAACAGAAGAATTTACATTTCAAACCTGAGGGTATCAGGGTATGAGGAGCAGCGTGGCACTGGTGTCGTTTGATCAGGTTCAAAGACAACGAGTAACATCCAATCGTTTATTACCGTTCATCAGGTAGGACTAATAAGAGATGATTCCAAGCTAAGGAGCAGATAAGAGTCAGCTGCGACACTTTGCATGCCAGtgactttttttcatgttaagTTTAAATTTGCTGAttggattttaaaaagttatgATGTGCTTGCTGTGTCTGTATCAGGTTTCCAGGGCTGCCTTTACGGTGAGCTTTATTTCATGTCCTGCTCCAGAAATGTTCCACTGCTGACTCGAGCACCAGGACTGACCAAAACATGAAGGTATCCACTTTTATTAGTTCATTTCACTTCCTCAGTTGTTCACCAGCATGTTTATTTTgcagtcaaacacaaacagctcacACACTTAGTTTGGATTTGTTATTAGTTCTGTGTTCCTTGTATTTAGTTTATTTGACGTCCATTTAGTCTACCCCTTGTGTTTGATTTGGCTTGGCAAAACCACTATACAAGTTCCCTTTTGTCTCATTCTGCttgggtgtttttattttagttcatACCTTAGCTTTCATCTTGTTGATTTAAAGTTATATCAAGTTGACCTCTTTTATAGGCCTAGTTCTTATAATTTGGTTTGTAAACatggctttctttttttggggtaaaataaaaacccaccttttctttaaaatgactcCTGTGTCTCATGCCTAACTGAAACATATCTTAATATTTTGGACAGTGAGATATCACTTTTGTTGGGATTGTTCAGTTACTGCTGGTTTTTCCACAATTCAAATGCAGTGAACTGTAGAAAGGCGTGTTCTCCATCAGCTTCTTGAGGAGCATACTAGCGTCTAACTAACTTACCGGCATCTATTAATACTAGCTAAATTACTGCTTTAGAAAAAATTGAATAAACAGTTATCTTTATGCTATAAGAAGGCTGTTGAAAGTATGAAAGTAAGTAAAATAACCAATGCCACTGGTTACTTGATTTTCAAATAAATTTTCAgcaccaaagaaaaaaatgcatttcttgACACACATTTTGAATCGGTGCTTctactaactaactaactaacttaATTAAGAAAGCACTGTTGATGGAGTTGTGTTCAAGGTTCAAAGCAATGTTATGTATGATCTATAAGCCATCCCAGGAGACAAGAGCCTGTCGTTCAAtctggggcggcagtagctcagtctgtagggatttgGGCTGGGAACTGGAGTGTTGCCGGTttaagtcccggtgcggaccaaatctggaaggtCTGGAGAGGTTtggtgcatgtccataggatcctgtttgtgcatgtgtatatttcagcctatgggtgtgttgcatgacttacagagtgtaaaaacagaaatgtcccCTTAAATCTTAACACATGACACATAAAAGGCTCATTGTCTCTCCCCCTGTTATAAATGGTAGACCGAGCAAATGAGACAAGCTTTGTGTCACACCCTTCAGTCATCGCAAACAAAATGATGAATGCACTGAAAGGCTTCTGCTCCAGCTCATCAGCCAAATACACACTGCTGTTATCATCTTCATTTGCTCATGCAGGGGAGTTTTTAAGTTGTGCACTAAGTGCCTGGCAACCCGATTCTCTCCCCCTGGGCAGTATACTTGTCCCTCATTAATGATAACGCTATTCATAAAGCTCATAATTGTACAGCAAAGTCACATTATTGCGGTTCTCTTCTGCAACATTAATAGAGCACAATTAGCGACATACAAGCCTCTATCCACAACAGCAAGTGAAACCCTTCCACACTTTGGAGTCACTGAAGCAATTAGTGCTCTCCTATTACACAGAACAGGATTATCTGCCTGTAAAACTAAAACTTTTCATTCTAAACTTTTTAGTTTTGAAGAGGATCCAATTAcatcaagaaaacattttttcttaatATTTAACCTTactatattttttatattttatatgaagTATGATAAGCTGATATTTGTTTCACTTGAATTATCACTGTTAGTAACAGCTGCATTTTGGAGCTTTGATGGTTTGATCATAGAATCAGTTGTTATGGCAGCAGGCTTACTTAAGAATATTTTTCTATTCCAAAAGTAGAGAGGGACTGGCAGGCAACCTAAAAAACATCTAACAAATATGTTAATATGCTGAATTTGAAAGTATACATGTCTCCagtaaagctaaaaaaaagtattgctCCAAATGTTGCTGAGGACAGATGGGCACTATTTCCCAGTGAGCACTAACCCCAatttcaatgttgaaattcGTTTAAAAAGGGTGAAACTGGGTCGGTCCATTCTAGCCCTATTTTCATCAACCCTCAACTGGCAAAAATATGATTATAACATCAACGTTCATGAacaattttgttttaaaattctGATGATTTGTTAATTTAATCATGACATGGTAACATATATAAGACATAGTGATATCATTATAAATTTGATCAGTTTAAGGTTGACAAAAATGATGATTGTAGCAGCATTTCTCCTCAATCATTTTGTAGTGGTCGATGAAATGCCATCTAGGCATAGACAATTTTTCCAACCCATTTTATTATTCTTACAAAAATCATCAATACAGCACtctgtggtttgtgtgtttttaacaagcAGGTTAATATACGTCCAGTTTTAAACAGGAGGGAGGAATGTTAAGAATAGACAGTGGAGAGCgagattttcttttataaataaataaagtatgtaGTCTCTTACCTGTACATTTTCTCTGAGGTCCGTTGCCTCCCTGAGGGGCTGGGTGGATGCTCTAAAGAGCTCGTCCACTACCTTAATCCCTGTGGTCTTGGTTGTGGTGTACTCTCGTGCCTTTCTACCCTTCCTTACGGACAGACCCCTTTTATGTGCCTTTCCTCCACCCCGCCTGTTGGTGATGGCTACATGGACAAACAGGGTGGTGTTGGGTAGAAACTCCCCTGTAAGAGATTGCAGGGGAACATGTCTATAACCTGGCTGTAGGCACTCAAATGGAATGGTGTATTGGCCGATGAACTCGTCTCCAATGTAGTCGTCATCCAGAACCACAAAGCGCAGTACTGCAAGTTCTGGTAAATTGATCTGGAATTCAAAACTCTCGTCAAAAATAGGATTGTCACCATTCTGAGACACAGTCTTGGTTCTTTGCTCTGCACAGTCAGCAGGGATGCCGTGGATCTCCACATATATGTAGGGCTCCACAACATCACCCTTGGCAGCAGAGCCACGTGGTTTGGGTAGATTCTGCCCACTGATGACCTTGATATGAAGAAGCTGGGCAGACACCCCTGGTAGAGAGTCCCGAGCATTGGCACTGAAGTAGGACACCTCCTCCCTCATGATGGCTGGCCTCAAAACATATCCGCAGTTGCCATTCTGCCTGAACCAGCCCAGATTGAGGTCCATCATCAGGCCTGGTGTCTGGTAGTTCATTGCCACAATCTGGCAGCCACACTTCCAGAAATCCTGGGGGTTCATGTTGCTTGCGTCAATTCTCATAGGTGTTGGATATACCCTTGAGAGAAAACGCTTGTTATAACAGACGAACTCCTCAGGGAACTCATTGGCAAACCTGTTTGCATCTACCTCATTGAATGAGCAGATCTCCCAGTATTTCTGGTCCCTTTTAGAGAGCTCAAAGTCTCTAAACTGGACTGACTTGCAGAGAGATACAAGATCAGAGAGCTCTCTACACAGTCTCAGTCTCTTGTAGCCTAAGCCATTTAATTGGTCCTTATCATCAGCTCCCACTCTTCTGGACATTTCAAgaccctcctcctcatctgtgACATCCCCCTCTGCGTCAGTGCAGCTAGGCGGTAGCCTTTTACCCTTGAGGAGGATTTTACCTTTGAGTTTCTCAGGGGAGGGTAGGTAGCTGTCCTCTTTGTTGGGGGGTTCAACAAATAGCTTGTCCCCAAGAATCTTCTTCATGTGCTGTGCCATGACCCTCTGCTGGGGGATGCAACAGTGGGTCACTAAGCACAGAATCAGGGGATACTCAGAGCTCTCAAAAGCATATTGGTTTATTATGTCCAGGACTTTCGAGAAAGCTAGATGTGAGGCTACTGAACTACCTACATACACCACTGGTTCATTATCAGGGCCATCCCATACAATCACTTCAATGCTGCGGCAGCCCATCCTTAAAGCTCTGATGTAGCTGCTGATGTCTGATGAGCCCCAGAAATGGTCCTCCAGAAGGGAGGCATTATGTGATGAGTTTATGTAGTAGTGGGAAAGAGGCTGATTCATATCTTGGCACACACGTTTGTGCTGTGGGTCAAAGATATGGcattcagaggagaggaggtagTGAGTGAAGCCATCAATGGAGAGGTAGCCTCTGTCCCTGCCTTCTGCTGATGGCTCAAATTTCTGGACGATATCCCTGCACATTTCTTCCGTCACACCTTCCACACCCTGCTCAACCTCTACGAATAGCATCAGATCTTTACTGTCCAGATACTCTTTGTTACTGGAAAACTGTACTAGCAGGAAGAAAATCTCTGGTCTTGTGCAGAGCTCACAGTAGGCCTCCACAAAGGTGTCCATGTTAATTGCCTCTCCATATTGGTCTTTAGCTTTCTGGAGCTCCTTGAACTTCAGCTCTATTCTGGACTCTTTCATTCCAGGGTTAAGCCCCTTGATTATCTGGGTGGCCCTGAACAGGTCTATGTGGCCTTCCTTTTCCATATCTGCTAGCTCAAACACTGAGCCAATCCAAGATGTTCGTAGACTTGGTTGGCTAGGTTCCACCATGTCTACGGTGTGCCGGCCATAAGACACTAGATACCTCAAGCCCATCACCCAGGTGCTGACAACATCAGCTGTACTGGCGACCAAATCTAAGGATTCATAGTTATCCCCATAGATGATTGAGAAGGCGCATTCATCAGGGAACTGATCCGAGAGACCGTTGCTGCGCAGAACTGGAGTTTTCTTTCCCAAACGAACCTCCTTGATGCCCTTGATCTCCAGCTTGGCTTTCTCAGAATCCTTTTTGGATGGCTCCCAACGGAGCCAGTGCATGTCTGGATCCAGCAGGAAGTAGCGATTGTACATGCGGGAGTTGGAGCGCACCTTCTTCATCTCACAACCCTCCATCATGAACGCCATGCAAGCAGCTGTGCTGTTGATCTTGCGATCACTTGGCATTGAGCTGAAGGACACCGTTTTCTTCCTCACCTGCCTCTGTTTGGAACCATCCTGGAAACAGAATGAGAGGAGAGTTGGTTATGAAAACGTTTACTTTGTCTATGAACTCAGGAAACAAATGTGAAtactacagttttttttaacagaaatgtagaaagcAGACAAATGAAAGAGGTTCCCTTTCATCACTGAGCAGCTAGACCTACATAAATGAGCTTCTTAAAGTATAACCTGAAATCCAAACACAGGCTGTGATGCTGATGAAAGGTAAGATGGACATGACAAACCATTTACATCAGTTAACTGTGTTAAGGtactaaaaatgttttcattaaaaaatattggGCCTGTCTTCCCAGAAATGGGACAGTGATGAATATTCATTATAGAGGGTCTTCTTTGGCATCTATCTGTTATGTGGTAAACAATGATTTTAACGTATAGCTCATCTTCTTAAAAATTACATGGGTATTTAAAATATGCATCTCCTTGTGTAAATATGCTGTCCATATTTTAAATTGCTTAACCTGATGTGAAGGCATAGTATCTTCTTACGTTTTCCTTTAAGATAATTTATAATAAACTGGAATGCATGCTGTAGGTATGGAGGTATGTTTctctttaaaacagctctgcTTACTGTGATGACAAGGTACAAAACTTGAGACATTTTTAACTTTCGTTAAAGTCACAATGGTTTAATCTCTCAAAAGAAGCTGAGGAATTTTAAATTGGCTTACATGTATCTAATAAATGCAAAGAAAGTAGTAAAACAGTGGCACCACAAACAACCTGCAGAGCTGATGTAACGTGTTCTAGATGTGAGCCCTTCAGTCAAAAAGTAGACCAACAGTGCTGCTCTAGTTTCATACCAGACTGTGGTTGGTTAGATGGTCTAAATGCAGAGGGGCTGGTTAAAGTCAGTAACATTGTGCGTTGCAGCTTACaaatacaacattcaaactgggcccctcctcctagGCTCATTGCCCCCAGAAgggcacactcactgcaggacgtggTGTGAACTTTTACTTCTTGTACTTAAACTGCAAGCTATCGCACACTAGCACAAGTTAAGTTCTtgggcacctgcctgtccaacagaaagcaggccaactctgTGTCCACATGTAAAATCCAACACAAGGTTCATCCTTGCTTTGGAATTTGCCTCACTTTGATAATTTTATCTTCTTTGCCGCTACGTCCACAAACCATAATATTCGGGCGGTTTAAATCGTCCAATCCCTAAATTGTATCCACTCCCAACTAACTTGCTTGCATTGGCTGGGGGAAAAactaattgtatttaaaaatgattttgaaacaTGTTATCAACCACATGTCAATGATTATGTTTGATCAAAGGCAACACAACTGTATAACTTAAAAATAACTACAGCCAACTCAAGTAAGTTTGCTTCGTAGTTCAATGTCTATTGTATTTAGTTTGAAGGGGGTACAAAAGGACAGCAGAGGGCTACAAAGGCGTAAGTATGTATTTCcttcacagacagtgactgccTGTGCTGGTGTGATGGATCCCCACAGAACAAGGTGCAACTCCAGTCACAGTAATACGCCTCAGGGCCATCCATCTTCCACATGACAAAGGCAGATGACGACCGGCACGTCATCACAATTGATGACCACCACTTGATGCAAATAAGGAAAGATGACACCATCATCGCTCACTGGTTTTGCCCTTGTTGTATGACCTCTATCTTGTATCATACTCAGACGACTCATTGTCATGGTTTTTCCAAATCTTGTAATTCTTTAGCATTAAAAAATAGAGATTGGATTTATCTTTAAATGTGGATAAAAATTCTGTATGGGCCATCCTAAGATCAGTTTGGAAAAAATGTATACTGTACTCTCTATCAATACCTCCCCTTTCTTGAAGCGTTCTTACACAAAATATTGGGTCTTTGGTGAAGAACAGGGCCTTGGTGTGTGATTCATGCTTCTAACATTCCCAGAAAAAGGCCCTCCTGACTAATTTGTAATTTAGAAAAAGATATGAAGTAGATTCATCCTAAAAAAATGTACAGGTCCGGgaaactttaaaagaaacatttgaaaaatactTGAAAAATACAATGCAATTGTTAAAAAGGCTTCAGCCAAAACCCACAGACTCATGGTGATGTATGTACCCTTGCCAAGACTGTAAGGGTAAAAAGGTTTATGTCTGTTCAGCTGGAGGGATAATACAAGTCTTGGTCTTTCTCAGAGGTTACCTAAGAGTGAAAAGAACTTGTCACTTCACATAAGAGGAAGACAGACTCAAATATCTCAAACACATGAATCTGCCCAAAGTTCATCATAGTGATTGTTCAAGGATATAAATATGGAGTCCATAGCCACTTTGAATCCCAAATATCACGCTCTTTGCTCTTTACTAATATGTTCTTTTTGCCTTCTGAGGCAGATAAATACAGCTAAGATTGTAGCCCATTTGAAAAACAGTCCAAAAAGACAGTTGGTCTCCTCTTGTTCACTCCTCTGCTATTTGAAAAATCCACCACATAGACATTTACACTTTCCAGGGAGTTCTTGAGTTAAGTGTCGAGggctctgaaaaaaaagaaaagaaaaaaaacagacaacagactGAGCAAGTGCAGGAGGGGGAGATCTGTTCAGTACAGGTCTGTTCTGATTTTTTCTAGGCAGTCTCAAGGGAAGCACTGTAGCCACAGAGGGTCAAGGAGTGAGGGTAATCTTATGTCTCATTAACATGCTGCTACAATTATCCGGACAGCCTGGCAGAACAGTACGCTGTAACCTCTTTAT
This Labrus bergylta chromosome 16, fLabBer1.1, whole genome shotgun sequence DNA region includes the following protein-coding sequences:
- the plcl5 gene encoding inactive phospholipase C-like protein 2, which encodes MAGVHASDAVSGHFLDPAIGAQPAQGATNMPGFTSDAAALTPTGTRAYLEVSAAAQGYGAEGVYTNGRYMEHGSPRIGSGSRDNSAERIQGSGNPPCGIMKDGSKQRQVRKKTVSFSSMPSDRKINSTAACMAFMMEGCEMKKVRSNSRMYNRYFLLDPDMHWLRWEPSKKDSEKAKLEIKGIKEVRLGKKTPVLRSNGLSDQFPDECAFSIIYGDNYESLDLVASTADVVSTWVMGLRYLVSYGRHTVDMVEPSQPSLRTSWIGSVFELADMEKEGHIDLFRATQIIKGLNPGMKESRIELKFKELQKAKDQYGEAINMDTFVEAYCELCTRPEIFFLLVQFSSNKEYLDSKDLMLFVEVEQGVEGVTEEMCRDIVQKFEPSAEGRDRGYLSIDGFTHYLLSSECHIFDPQHKRVCQDMNQPLSHYYINSSHNASLLEDHFWGSSDISSYIRALRMGCRSIEVIVWDGPDNEPVVYVGSSVASHLAFSKVLDIINQYAFESSEYPLILCLVTHCCIPQQRVMAQHMKKILGDKLFVEPPNKEDSYLPSPEKLKGKILLKGKRLPPSCTDAEGDVTDEEEGLEMSRRVGADDKDQLNGLGYKRLRLCRELSDLVSLCKSVQFRDFELSKRDQKYWEICSFNEVDANRFANEFPEEFVCYNKRFLSRVYPTPMRIDASNMNPQDFWKCGCQIVAMNYQTPGLMMDLNLGWFRQNGNCGYVLRPAIMREEVSYFSANARDSLPGVSAQLLHIKVISGQNLPKPRGSAAKGDVVEPYIYVEIHGIPADCAEQRTKTVSQNGDNPIFDESFEFQINLPELAVLRFVVLDDDYIGDEFIGQYTIPFECLQPGYRHVPLQSLTGEFLPNTTLFVHVAITNRRGGGKAHKRGLSVRKGRKAREYTTTKTTGIKVVDELFRASTQPLREATDLRENVQNAMVSFKELCGLTPAANMKQCILTVSTWLMNSERSLKVTVDLSETYPTMEAQGPVPELLRKVLNAYDMMIQTTRTLIESADVVYSKLTQAQRAGLDFHEDLHRIGAKEGLKGRKLQKAMESYAWNITVLKGQADLLKHAKSEALDTLRQIHCAAQSCGLNKNGAASPQLQHHPHHQPQQVQTQQQPQAKAHPQPQTQSQPQSQTIPQDYLYPLSQQHPQLPAFPLLQTVSKPPAYTQPPPLPQLQFQSQQQRAEGPLGTIPEKEMVTDDPVASC